The DNA window cgAAACACACCTGGCTGATGCAAATCAATGGGTTGAGGTCCTCCAACAAAACATCATGGAGCAACAGGGCTGTTCCTCTCACCAAGAACCCCCCAGTTCCTCAAGCTCAAGAGCTGACACATCTCTCTTCTCCCCAGCTCGGTGGTGGGACCCTCCTGGGCATTGGTATCTGGGTCTCAGTGGATGGCAAGTCCTTCATGGATCTGTTTGGGACGCTTTCATCTAGCGTCATGCAGGTTGTGAATGTGAGCTACTTCCTCATCGTCATTGGAGCCATCTTGGTGGTGATCGGCTTCCTTGGGTGCTGCGGTGCCCAGAAGGAGAGCAAATGTCTCCTGATGATGGTAAGGACCTGCCAGTGCTTAGTTATGCTTTACCAATCCTCGTTGGAGGTGGGTTGCTGGTGTGGGAGGTCTGGGGGATAGACTTCTCCAAGGTAATGCCCTTCTGGGGTGTTCCCATATCATGGAGAATTGGGTGAGCCTTGCAAAGGCAATGCTGAGATCCAGCTTTGCCCTGGGAAGGGTGGTATTCACCATTGGGAAATGGGTGGCATTGGGAAATGGGAGGAGGGGGCAGCTGTTGTTCTGACCTCCTTCCCCTTGCTGTATCCTAGTTTTTCTCCGTGGTGCTGATCATCTTCATTGCtgaaattgctgctgctgtggtggtTCTGGTCTACACAGGTTTTGTGAGTGGCAAACCTAATTcttgggctgggctgctttgggaaaacaaaagggaCGCCAGCCACCTGCCTGCATGGACAGGTGGGGATGGCCTGGCCATGTGGAGGGGCCATCCAAGGAGCAGGGAATGGGGGTTCCCACTGCCCTAAAGAAATGGGTTATTGTATAAGTTTtgcccatttcttttcttcaaacacCTCAGTCTAGTACCAGTCAAGGCTGGACACCTCATGGTAGAAGCCACGCAGGAGATGTCGACCCTAATGCTTCATGCTAAGCAAACCAACCCCTTATTATGCACTGGAAAATCTACCTGGGAAGAAAAGTGACTACTGCCAGCCCATGCACTCTGGCTCATTAGACACAGGAGAAGTCAACCACAGGGCAAACGTCATTCCTGGCTCCCTGGGTTGTGTGACTCACTCACCGTGCGTGGCCTCGCTGCCAAAACGTGGGGTTAGGGAGGTTGTCCAGCTGCCCTCGGGCTGACGGGATGTGGTGTGACGTGCTCGTGGTCCGGTTGGCCTCATCCCTGTGGGTTGAAACCAGTATAGACATGGGCAGCCCTTGGTTCCATGGGGCTTGCTGGGATTTTCTCTGATGGCGTTTCTGTGCCTCTTCCTGCAGGCAGAGACATTCCTGACCCAGTTGGTGACTCCTGTCCTGAAGGAGAAGTATGGGGAGGATGATGCTGTCACACAGATCTGGAATGTCACCATGAATGAGGTACGCTGAGCACAGGGCCCTGCACCCCTGGATTGGGGCTGTGATGCTTCCAGCCATAGGCCTGGTGGTGCCCCAGGTGGGTCTGTGGGATGGATGTATTCCGTTCCAACCCTGCTTGGGGTCCAGAGGTCCCAAGGCTGGGGTGAGAGCTGCATGTGCCAGAATGTGGTGTGAGATCTTTCTCCTTGAGCTCCCAGTGAGCTGGGCTGAGGGGGGCGACCTCCTGCATGGGGCAAAGAGGGCCTAGGAGGGAGAGTCTGGTGGGGCCACGAGGACAGAGACTTGTTGGATGCTCTCACCatccctttctctcttccttttagTTCCACTGCTGTGGCCTGAAAAACTACACAGACTTTGTGGACTCCCAATGGTATAAGGAGCACAACGACACCTTCCCAGGTCCCTGTTGCAGATCTCTGGACCCGTGCACCGCTGATCTAGCAGCAAAGAGCAATGTCTCGGTATGAACACATGAGCTGCTCTGGccttccagcagcacccagtTTGGGGAGCAGGGGGAGGGGAATCTGTCCTTCACCTCCAGCCTGAGCCCCTTTTATTATGTTGGGTCCCTGGGGGATGTGGTGGCTTTGGCCTGTTTGCAGTGGAGATGAACGTGCTGCTCGCATTGCCTGCTTCTAAATCCTCCAGTTTCCCTACCCCAGGGAGATGAGATGAGTTGTCCTCTGGAGTCTCCAGGCCATCTCCATGGCCATGCAGTTCTGGGCTGGAGAACTTGCTGTTTCTCCTGGGGACAGTGGGTATCTGTGGATGGGGAATCACAGCCACTTGCTCACACTCACCACTTGGTTGCCTTCCGCAGGGTTGTTTTGATCAGATCCTAGACGAAATCAGGACAAACGCAGACGTGGTGGGTGGTGTGgctgctggcattgctgcccTGGAGGTGAGTCCCCAGGCCTTGCTGTACTGCTCCCTCCTTATTCCTGTGGGGCAGCCCTATGGGCCACCATCTGCCCTAGGGTGGCTATAGAGCCTTCCTCCCTGGGCATACCtacctcttcctcctcctgggTGCTTAGACTGGGTGCTGTGGGCTGTGTCCCCATGCTGGAGGCACACATGGGGCTCTGactctcctttttcctcccagGTTGCAGCCATGGTGGTCTCTATGTATCTGTACTGCTACCTGGACAAGAAGTGACCCTGTGAGGCAGCAAGAAGCCATACCCTCCCCTGCCCTGTATTGGGGTGCTCCTGAGGGCCCCACCATTCCCTGGGCCTGATGCTGTCCCGTGCACTGTGATTTATAGCTGTGGTTTGATCTACTGAGCTGGGATCTGTAGAGTTTATACATTGTATATTTTTGTACTGATATGACACAATGCATCTGTACATAGagatgtttgttgttttggagGGGAAGCACTGGGTCTGATTCGCTGAGGCCAGCAGGAGGTAGGGCACAGgctgagctcagggctgtgAAAAAGACACTGGCCTGGCCCTGCCCAACCCCTGTGGGCAGGTGGCTGTGGTGCCATGCTGGCACCTCCCTGgccccagccctgtgcatgGGGCTGGTACCTGCCCGAGGGCTGAcacctgtgtgctgctggccagagcgctgctctgtgctgcccctGCCCTGACATGAAGCATAGCTCTACTCCTGTACCCTGCTGCCATTTCAGTGTGGATTTgtgctgtaaaagaaaaaatgtaataaaaaaaatcatcttggATATAAATCACTTTCTGCTGTGTTCAATAAACTCCTGTTCCTGCAGCTTCCTTTCACCTGTGCCTGCTCTGCCTTCTTAGTGCTGAAactgagcagggctgtgtttgcaCAACAGTTACGGTTGGGAGCCGTGCAGCTCACCTGCCCTTTGCCAGAGTCCTTCTGTGTTCtaagcagggctggagctgcagggattTTCCTGGTGTCTGTGTAACCCACGCTCTCCTGCAAGCAGCCTCGGTACAGCCCTGCTCCTGGGAGCTGAGCCCACTGGGATGGGAGAGGGTCTGGCATCCCCAAATGAGAAGCAAACTGTGCTCTTCCAGCTGCCCCCCAACTGGGATTTCAACCCATATTCACTGCCATCCCATGAGGCTTTCATGCTGCAAGCTGCTGGCCTTGTCCCCATATCAGGGCcagctgtggggcagtgggACAGGCACAGGACCTGCTCCCACCCAGGATGACTCAGCCTGTGGCCATGCCCCGTGGGAAGGGCTGCcactcttcctcttccttttcagcaATGGTGCTGGTCCCAGTTTCACCACAACCCCGTGATCTCGGGGCTGACGTCAGCGCTTTTTGTTCATACTCTCCCATGCCGAGCAATGGAAGAGCTGGCGCTGCCCCAACCCTTCCTGGAGGTGCCGGTGTTGCCCGTTGCCGTGTCGGTGCAGGAGGTTTCTGCGGGCAATGCAGTTTCTGTGGCACTGGGATGTGTGATCCcctcctctgcctgcaggaACTTGAAAGACCAGTCTCTCCTCCCGGATGTGGCTGGAGGTGAGGAGGAGTCCGGTTCCTCCCCTCACTCTTTGGGGTTCAGCTCCTCCCGCCATTGtggggcagccatggggcaGAAGGTGTGAACCTGCCACAGGGGTGAGTGTCCCTGTTGGAAGGTGGGGACTCCATCCCTGAGAGCTGTGGGCTGAAGGCCCTGGTCCCGTGTACAggattatcatagaatcatgtaatcgctgaggttggaaaggaccatgAAGATCACGCAGCCCAgtcccaacccaccccaccatgcccactgtgcccactgactgtatccttcagtgccacatccccatggttctcaaacacttccagggatggggactctgccacccccctgggcagctgtgccagtgcccccagcagtgctgtgacatCAGCGGGTGAGGCCATACACCTTTGGTGCACATCTTCCTTATTGTCCCAATGTGATGTCCTTGGACTCGTATTCTGGACAGCTGATGGGGTGAGTGCGTGTGTCTGGGTGTGTCTGCTACCAGCAACATTGCCTTGCATGGGGCTGGACCATGGGGTACAGCCTCCTCCAGCCATGTATAATTCATCCCCTCTGGCCGCTTGGCTCTGAGCAGTGAGCTGGTGGTGGGGATGTGAGCAGGGTTTGCTTTTTGCAAGGaaaccatagaatcatgaagaaaaggcctctaagatcatccagaccagcctcaccttgccccaccattcccactgaccacatccctcagtgtcacagcTCCACCTGAGGCTCCTGAACACtaccagggatggtgaccccaccagtTCTGATTCTCTCCTGCCTTTTcccatctgctgccatccccCAAGACCTGGAACAAGAGAAACCATCCCCTGACGCCCTCTTTGTCCCTGGTAGCTGCTTTCTGGGGCTCAAATGGGGAATTTGGCTCTTCTTGGGAAGCAAGACAGAACACACTCGGACTGGGGAAGGGCTGCTTTCACACCTGGGAGCCCCAGAGTGGAGCTGGTGCACCTACTGAAATAGGTGCCGCACAGCAGCCAGAAGTTCTGGATGCGTTTGCCACCAACATCACGTGCACTGGGGCAGGGtgccaggcagggctgggcttTGGAGGAAATGagctttcctctcctttctaaTTACCTTTGGTGGGGGTCAGTGACAGTTGTcaggagaaggaagaactgcagcTGTTACAGATTGTGCCTGTAAAGGGtgtgaatggaaaacaaagcaaactcaTCCATATCACAGGCCTGTCAAAGAAGTGCCAGCCATAAAGCCTTTCCCTCCTAATGTTCCCATTGGAGAGCAGAGGACACCCTCGAAGGGCATGGGAGAAGTGAGGCATTGCCACCTTCACCTgctccttcttcctccttctcaccCCCCGATAACCCCCCGGGGCTACTGCAGGCGTGGGTGCTTTCAGGCAGCTCCATACCCAGATTTATGGCCGGGCTATCAGATAAGATGCTGTCAGGGATAGCCGAAATGCAGGGTGCTGGAGCTGATATCAGAGCTGCTGGGTTAATCATTAACGCTGCGCTGGGCAGGACACGATGTAATAAAGTTTCAGCAACAATCCTCAGTGCCCGGTTTGAAGATTAATTTGCTGCCAGGCTTTGTTGTATATGGATGGGAGGTGGCCCATGGGAGGGGTACGACCATGCTGGGTGCTTGGGGATAGGCCCCTGCTACTGGAATCAAGGGAAAAAGTCCTTTCTTAGGGGCAGTTTGGGCACTTTGCCACCCTGAGAGCTCAGTGCCAGCGCCCTCTGTAAAGCAGAGGGTGTAAAAATGGGAAGTCTGCTCTCCAAGTTGGGATGAACTTGGTTTGGGTGATTCTCTTGCAAGGATGGGGACAAGGTCAGCCTGTCCCAGGCATTGACACCCCTATAAGCATGGAGAAGTCTTCACCTGGGAGGATCAGGACATCATTTCATCATCCTATCCTTGCCTTGAGGACACCTCCCTCCATCCACAGGGCAGTGTTAATCAGCATCACAGTGAGGGCAAACCATGCTCTCCCAGCACCTGTGTGCACTGAAATGCCTACAGAACAAACATAatgcaagaagaagaaaagccgCCAGAAATTATGCAAAATtactcttcccccccccccccccccccctaagTTCTGGAAAGGTCAGATTTCATGCCAAGgctattttgcttttgtttaattaTCAGCCAGCTCCTGGGACATGGAGCAGCCTGGACAGGTTCTCCTTTGTAAGGCTGCACAAAggcagcggggccgggctgcggggggGGCGCGGGGCTCAGACCTGGGAACCAGGATTTGGGtgacagcagggctgagggGGGTCGGGGTACGGGAGCTGGTACATCCCTGCCATGCTCATGTAAGCGGAGCTCTGAGGAACCTAATAGCTCCCTTGGGGTTTGGTGTATGTGGAAGGGGGGTGGTCTCACCCACACTCACCTACCTTCCCAAAGGGCTGGGATTTGGTACCCTGTAACCCCATGGGGCTCAGCTGGTCCCACAGCATTGACCTGGTGGAGTCCTAGCAGTGCAAAGATTGGTCTCTGCAGAAGGTGGATGCAATGGAGGTATGATGACGGCTCTTTTCTGTCCCAGCACTGTCAAGAAAAGCCCAGGTTACCTGCAGCTGAGGGAAAGCCTCTAGCATCAGGGTACCTCCAACCCAAAGGCTGCGCCTGGACCCTGGGAGGCAATGGGAGTAGGCTGGGCCTCACCCTGGGGGGTGGATCTGAGCTGGttggggctggtggtggccaCCTCCACATCCCAGTTTCATTTGGgtcctgctgacagcagccacCTTTGTGCCCTGCTCTTCCCAGAGCGCAGATCCCAGCCCAGCCTTTACCAGCTTCCTGCTCCATGGGATGCAACGCTGGGAgagggctctgagcatcccctttttattttgtccTCACAAACACTCAGGTATAACAGCTCAGGATGGGGCTGGCCTCACGTCCCCTCCTGCTACCActtccctgtgctgtgaccTTGGGCAGAAGTTGGGcatagaagtaaaataaaatccctcATTGCCTATTTCACCAAGAGGAAAGAAGCCCAAATCCAACGGAGCAGGCAGGAATAGAGCAGAGACTGGTGCTGGCTGCTCACCGTCCCCACCTCAGAGACACaagagctgggagctgaggagAAAAGCAGGGGTGAGGATGGTAGTGGCTCCTTATGCACAAGAGCCCATAGGCAGAGTTTCCGTCGGTTACTGAATTGCAGATAATAAAGCTTGAGGAGAAAGCAGCAAACGTGCAGCAGCCACCCGGGCAGGGCTTGGAGGACCTCTGCTGGCACCTGAGCTGCAACAGCTCCAGTGATGCTCAGTGAGAAGTCTCACTGGGTTGCTCCCAGGACATCACCACGTGTATTATGGGCAGAGGAAATACCATACCAGGGGGCACAGAGCCCTTAAGGGCTGCTCCTTAGGAAATACATACCCAGAGCAGGATATCTGGACCAACAGTTCTGAGTGCAGGCTCCTGGCTGGAGTTCTGTAGGCAGCACGGAGGATGTGGGTCCATCCTTTCCAGGCAGACTGGCCATGGCTGGGGATCCGAGCCCAAGGTATGCGGAATCAGAGATGAAACA is part of the Excalfactoria chinensis isolate bCotChi1 chromosome 8, bCotChi1.hap2, whole genome shotgun sequence genome and encodes:
- the TSPAN1 gene encoding tetraspanin-1, with product MGCFTFIKVMMILFNLAIFLGGGTLLGIGIWVSVDGKSFMDLFGTLSSSVMQVVNVSYFLIVIGAILVVIGFLGCCGAQKESKCLLMMFFSVVLIIFIAEIAAAVVVLVYTGFAETFLTQLVTPVLKEKYGEDDAVTQIWNVTMNEFHCCGLKNYTDFVDSQWYKEHNDTFPGPCCRSLDPCTADLAAKSNVSGCFDQILDEIRTNADVVGGVAAGIAALEVAAMVVSMYLYCYLDKK